Proteins co-encoded in one Methanobrevibacter gottschalkii DSM 11977 genomic window:
- a CDS encoding tripartite tricarboxylate transporter permease codes for MIEIVIACFIGILIGTTTGLIPGIHVNTAGAILFASSGLLLTQFSPEFLCVLMVSMSVAHALIEFIPSMLLGVPQEGTATSILPGHRMVLEGRSKEVIRIVAVGGFGAIIVTILMLPIFSIILPILHDILKPYTWIILLAASLYLTYRLTVNFRDFLWSLLLFILSGILGWTLFQSPITSGVTLMCTFSGLFGISTILFSLNDSSTMPHQNPFYELNIDYDKLKSIFTGGITGAILGFLPGFGPAQGTVIAQAVSGTNDNRNDDTVNFLLATSGLNISDCLFSLIAIYIIGNPRSGIAVYMSYLISEMNINHLIIFIFASLLAVSVSLILALKLGDSFSRLMGIVNYKKLSISVILLQIIILYIFIFYYKSPTCYMTLALITSTALGMLPHYIGVGKSHLMGVLIIPAIVIYMKMFI; via the coding sequence ATGATAGAAATAGTTATTGCTTGCTTCATAGGCATACTAATTGGAACAACAACAGGACTTATACCAGGAATACATGTCAACACTGCTGGAGCAATCTTATTTGCATCATCCGGATTGTTACTGACACAATTTTCACCAGAATTCCTATGTGTATTAATGGTTTCCATGTCAGTTGCCCATGCATTAATCGAATTTATACCATCCATGCTATTAGGAGTCCCACAAGAAGGAACCGCCACATCAATACTTCCCGGACATAGAATGGTTCTAGAAGGCAGATCAAAAGAAGTAATACGAATAGTGGCTGTGGGAGGTTTTGGAGCAATAATAGTTACAATTTTAATGCTTCCAATTTTTTCGATCATATTACCCATCCTACATGATATTTTAAAGCCATACACCTGGATAATTCTTCTTGCCGCATCACTTTATCTAACATACAGATTAACAGTGAATTTTAGGGATTTTTTATGGTCACTACTTCTGTTTATATTATCAGGAATTTTAGGTTGGACCTTATTTCAAAGCCCCATAACTTCCGGAGTTACATTAATGTGTACATTCTCAGGTCTTTTTGGAATAAGTACTATTTTATTTAGTTTAAATGATTCATCAACAATGCCTCATCAAAATCCATTTTATGAGCTGAATATTGATTATGATAAACTTAAAAGCATTTTTACAGGAGGCATAACCGGAGCCATTTTAGGTTTTCTTCCAGGGTTTGGACCTGCACAAGGAACTGTAATAGCTCAAGCAGTAAGTGGAACTAATGATAATAGAAATGATGATACAGTTAATTTCTTACTTGCAACATCCGGACTTAATATTTCAGACTGTTTATTTTCTCTAATAGCAATATATATTATCGGAAATCCCAGAAGTGGAATTGCAGTTTATATGTCTTATTTAATTTCAGAAATGAATATAAACCATTTAATAATATTCATTTTTGCATCATTGCTTGCAGTTTCTGTTTCACTAATATTAGCCCTAAAATTAGGAGATTCATTTTCTAGACTAATGGGAATTGTAAATTATAAAAAATTATCCATATCCGTCATTTTACTTCAAATTATAATATTATACATCTTCATTTTTTATTATAAATCGCCCACTTGTTATATGACCCTAGCATTAATTACTTCAACTGCTTTAGGAATGTTACCCCATTATATTGGTGTTGGAAAGTCTCATTTAATGGGTGTTCTAATAATTCCGGCAATTGTAATTTATATGAAAATGTTTATCTAA
- a CDS encoding TRM11 family methyltransferase → MIDLNEQIKALDYCENCNDIQIKKFSPLKDLIDFDELNGEYMKCECGKRPLDIVMSHILKIMIEEKIVPENASLRRNSPVPLSNFYYSNLNPQFIGEGTLILLHPDFTSNVALKLFNEVQEVRCVLKGSPQSHIGQFDRNSQINHFEILIGDDEQINVMRTLLGDKIVLVKNQSKHHIEVAMTTEEKLLKLHNYLDNNKINKCVAIDGMCGLGALGIYLLKYGFKKVIFNDINPEMIENLNKNLIFNNISEGFEIFNESFENLDVGHVDLCVIDAFPGADTSEIVKKAEKIADDVLII, encoded by the coding sequence ATGATTGATTTAAATGAACAGATTAAAGCATTGGATTATTGTGAAAACTGTAATGATATTCAGATTAAAAAATTTTCTCCATTAAAAGATTTAATTGATTTTGATGAACTTAATGGTGAATATATGAAATGTGAATGTGGAAAAAGACCCCTTGACATTGTAATGAGTCATATCTTAAAAATAATGATTGAAGAAAAAATAGTCCCTGAAAATGCATCATTAAGACGTAATTCTCCAGTTCCATTATCTAATTTTTACTATAGTAATTTAAATCCGCAATTTATCGGTGAAGGTACTTTAATTTTACTTCATCCTGATTTCACCTCGAATGTCGCTTTAAAGTTATTTAATGAAGTTCAGGAAGTTCGGTGTGTTTTAAAAGGGAGTCCTCAAAGTCACATTGGTCAATTTGATAGGAATTCTCAAATTAATCATTTTGAAATTCTCATAGGTGATGATGAGCAGATTAATGTAATGAGAACATTACTGGGGGATAAGATTGTTTTAGTAAAAAATCAATCTAAACACCATATAGAAGTAGCAATGACCACAGAAGAGAAGTTATTGAAATTACATAACTATCTTGACAATAATAAGATTAATAAATGTGTAGCTATTGATGGGATGTGTGGTCTCGGGGCATTAGGAATTTATCTTCTTAAATATGGTTTTAAAAAAGTTATATTCAACGATATAAATCCTGAAATGATTGAAAACTTAAATAAAAATTTAATTTTTAATAATATTTCAGAGGGATTTGAAATTTTTAATGAATCATTTGAGAATTTGGATGTTGGACATGTGGATTTATGTGTAATTGATGCATTTCCTGGTGCAGACACCTCTGAGATTGTAAAAAAAGCAGAAAAAATAGCGGATGATGTATTAATTATATAA
- a CDS encoding MarR family transcriptional regulator, which translates to MIEYDDIIKDSPFLANHLITLNKTHDFYINKHIKSGTDILPSQYYMLMFLYYEMGTTQSDIAKACLMDRSGVSRAFKDFEKKGLIKRKVDNDNKRAYKIKLTQKGIETAEFLIKKEKEWDNMICEQLYISREDLLKLLSKISLKSLEFNRNQFQ; encoded by the coding sequence ATGATTGAATATGATGACATAATTAAAGATTCACCATTTCTCGCAAACCATTTAATTACATTGAATAAAACTCATGATTTTTACATTAATAAGCATATTAAAAGCGGAACAGACATTTTGCCTAGTCAGTACTATATGTTAATGTTTTTATATTATGAAATGGGAACAACACAATCAGATATTGCTAAAGCATGTTTAATGGATAGAAGTGGAGTTTCAAGAGCATTTAAAGATTTTGAAAAAAAAGGATTAATCAAAAGAAAAGTTGATAATGACAATAAAAGAGCATACAAAATAAAATTAACACAAAAAGGTATTGAAACTGCTGAATTTCTAATTAAAAAAGAAAAAGAATGGGACAATATGATTTGTGAGCAGTTATACATATCACGAGAAGATTTGCTTAAATTATTATCCAAAATTTCTTTAAAATCATTAGAATTTAATAGAAATCAATTTCAATAA